gaatatatatatatatatatagagagagagagatagaatatatatatatatatatatatatatatatatatatatatatatatataaagagagagagatagaatatatatatatatatatatatatatatataaagagagagagagaggggtgtgAAAGTGTTTGcaccccttactgatttcttatttttgtgcatgtttgccacactttaatgtttcagatcaccACACAAACGTAAATaatagtcaaagataacacaagtaaacacatcatgcagttttgattaTTAGTTTTGAAATGAAAGATactgttttcccttaataataaatgaataataaatcaatGAAACTAACTTTAATTAACTATCTGCATACAGTTTTACTTGTTTTGTTATATAAAAACAttcagaaatgtttcttgaatGTTGGAAATTGGTTCCCAAAGAATAACCGAATGTGAACCATGTGCTGACATTACGGGATGTTTGCTTTCATTTGCTTGCCCTCAGGGGTTTTACatgtattaacaataataataatacatttagtgTGTCTACTATAGGAGTAATATCAGGTCTGGCTTTCTATTACATGGGATTGCTAAAAATACATGAATCGAAAGTGATTTCTGCTTCTGGAGGCTAACTGCTGTGCTCAAAATACTTAATTATAATCATATATGTGTGAAAGAAATagatttatattactttattaacacaaaaatacagaaatatttgGTTCCCAAAAATGTTTTGGGTATGCTTTGGGAgatttatacaataaaaatacatatttctcATTGGGTTTGTCTCACAAAAACAAAGCTTAAGCTACAGTGTTGAAACTATCTGTGAATTAatagttttacatattttgtgatttctgtttttatttcccccatttatttatgatttagagTTGCATTATGTATGGAGCAAAATCAATGCCAAAGGTATAGAATTAAAGATTGCTGAAGAGCACAAACTGAAAACAATAATACATTGAGTTAACAAATGGTTGCATTATAATGACTTTAATAGCCAGGGTTTGTTTTtgggtcctgaaatttaacattacttataaattcaatacaTCATATTCAACTTCCAGATTTCACTTCCGAAATATTTAGTTCTGTTTAAGAATACGAAGTATAATAATCCATAggcaattttcagttcattttatttcagatcAAAAATTCGATTGCCTAAATTCAGTGGATCAAATTCAACATTatatccgggaactgcaggaaatgGACTGCAGATTAAAGATATCCTGCTGCTTTTTGATGGACCAATTAAATAGTTTTTGAACCAGTAAACAGGTGAGGAAAAAGCTAATAACGACACAAGAggagcatttaatattaatatcaatgagTAAAATGAGTAAGAGGTTTTGGACAATTCTGTTTACCCtaatgtaatgttgaattttaacagccGAATTTGAACCACTGAAAATTGCCTAtggattaattcaattcaattcaattcccctttatttgtatagcgcttatacaatgtagattgtgtcaaagcagcttcacataaaaggtcacagtaaataggaacagtgtagttcagtttgtagtgtttaagttcagtttagctcagttcagtgtggtttaataatcactactgagcgtccaaacactgaagagcaaatccaacgatgcgcagctctacagatcctgaaccatgcaagccagtggcgacagcggagagggaaaaaacttcacaaattggcggaagtgaagaaaaaaaaccttgagagaaaccaggctcagttgggcacgatcattttaatttctccgctggccaaacgtctcgtgcagagctgcagtctcagtggcggaggctggaagctggcctcagcgaagactcgtctgtctctggagcgtcacaggaatcagtctcatgttctccactcctccatgaccatcacagtagctgctcaggatacggcctggtccaggatatggaaaccttgggatcatctcgtcgttattatattattatacttcgTATTCTTAAACAGGACTGAATATTTTGGAAGTGAAATCTGGAAGTTGAATATGAAGTGTTGAATTTATAAGTCTGAAAATGTGTTTGGAATATTATttgttgaaatattcacagcttaaataaacagcaatGATGATTTTCAGGACCCAAAAACAAATCCTGGCTATTAAGGTCATTAAAATGCCACCACTTGTTAAttcagtgtattattttttttaatttgtgctcttcgacaagctttttatttcaattcacattgattttgttccatgtTATAGctccttgatctttcttctgacaacttttaacattaaaaagttttaaaaaagtgacttttatgaacactTTAAgagtttaaagttatatattgtcAGGTTTGGTGTTGTATGTTACACTACAACAACCTTGTAATAACCTGCAGTACATTTCCagatattttacagacttattcctcTAGATATTGTTTCTTATACagttcaaatgactaaaatgtcaataaaagtcactttgttaaactgtagaggtAAATTATCAACATTAAATAGTGGAcagagagcagagatcaacatcccataatgcaattcaccaccgcaaataTACAGAAATCAcgcactgttaatgatttttgtaagttacacagtatttaactgtaatatcaattgtattttactgtaggacaaatTACTGTATGTTTCACAGTAatgatatacaatactgtaaatgcatatacagcaagataagcGGTGCTGtagatgtaaatacagtatttctgctgtaattgatttacagttaaGTACTCTAGATCCTACAGAAAATGAACAGTGCGAAAACTCTTAATTGACATACTTTGTTTACAGTGTTGAATTAAATCCTGCTTTTATGACACCGAGCGGTGCTGTCTTGAAGgcatcaataaaacaaacaactatAATGTCCGCTAGTCGTGTGAGTTTTCACGATCTCCGTCCTGATCGACGACTCAAACCAAAGGTCTGTCGTTTAGATGAGCTTCAACTTTTCTAGAGAACTTTCTACTAGCGTCTGTTCTGTCTGTCGCAGGCAACTCCACTTTATCATTCAGCAGAGATTTATAACAAGGAAACAAAAagagaaaagcagtttttgtacAGACAGATTTTGTAGTAAACTTTCTATCGGTGTGTCTGATGTAGTTGAGCGGAAACAGACACGCGTGCACGGCGTCTCCGAATAAAAAAAAACCCCATCGCTCTTATTTTCTGATCATCTTTTTTCCGTTTCTGTGCAGACGTTTGTGTTTTCTGAAGGAGAGTCGCTGTATAAAACTGTACCGAACTGATGGATTTCTTCAAACGGGGCTTCAAAATCGACCATTTAAGCTCATCTTGTAATAAAAAAGAGATCAtactgtgtgtgtttggtgtttttCTGTGCTTTGACTGTCAGTCGGGTTACTCCAGCTCAACTGGACTGCGTTAAAAATAGCATTCATTTACCAAACGGAAGTCAGGGATtttctgcactgcaaaaaatgctttgcttggatttttttgtcttgtttcttgtccaaataactaaaaattcttaaatcaagaagcattttctggacaagcaagAAATATTGTCTTATATTCAGAAATGTTTTCAgaagtttttcattaaaacaagctaaataaactTTTGAcattatttgtttgcattttgtttaccccgttggcagattattttgcttgtttaaagtagaaactcacttaattttgacttagtatttctttaaaaataatacattttatttttgtttgctagtctagaaaattcttctcgATTTAAGAGTTTtgagatatttgggctagaaacaagacaaaaactccaagtaagaaaagcatttgtgcAGTGTGTGAATGTTTGAAGACTCGTTTAAGTTTGATTTATTAAGTTTAAGTTTGATTtattatgtgtgaatgtgtgaagcTGCTGGTTCAGTTCACTTACACTgtgcaaaacaaaaataagcttttatttttttagtttttgtcttgtttcttgtccaaatacctaaaaatgcttaaatttagaagtattttctggacaagcaagaaatattgtcttgttttcagaagtttTAGGTTGaaaaaagtgagtttttccattaaaacaagctaTAATCAGCCAATagtgtaagcaaaataatcttgacaTTTGATTGTGCTTACTCCATTGGtggattattttgtttgttttaaggacagggtttctgcaggtttcaccaagttaaatttaagacttaaaacatttttaagatcattatgaatgaaattttaggcttatacagggctaaatgcaatttctttttttttatattggaaaagattttcacttgaccTATCAAAAAATGGTTATAATTTaagaatacaataataataaaaacacaggtcaggtcagtatcttTAGCAgtgaataaatggagaactttaaacaaatgttactgtaaggaaagtaatgacatgctatttttaaataaaaagttaaaagtttttgggattgctggtgattgtattgagttaatggccagattgggtagctatacatgaacaaaggaaaattaagacatgttaaaaaaaaatatgtaagacctacagcacaatatttcagtagatttaagactttttaaggtctaaaatttagcttttgagacttaatttaattttaagaatCCACAGACAccctgaaggaaaaaaaatcacttaattttttattttcttaaaacaagacatttgcttgtctagaaaatgcttctcaaTTTAAGagttttaagatatttggactaaaaacaagataaCTCTTAAGTTAGAAATCCATTTGtgcagtgtgtgaatgtgtgaagcTGCTGGTTCAGTTCACTTACACTgtgcaaaacaaaaataagctgttatttacttagtttttgtcttgtttcgagtgtaaataacaaaaaacaaaaaaattcttgACAAGGAagaaattttgtcttgttttaagagtttttttggtaaaaaaagtaagtttttctttaaaacaagctaaattatctgccaaatCGAGCATAATAGTCTTATTTGAAAGTGAAAATAGGatgattttgcttgttttaatgaaatactCGCTTAGGTTTTCTGAAAACAAGCCAAcatagcctacactgtaaaaacatgctgggtttCACGCTATCCCTTCATGTCGTCCCAatgcaaatcaattaagttaacttaatagtttttacaattttcagttgattgaacataaaacaattaagttgtctctcCCCCAATAAAcgaaagaattgtgttgtttcagctaactTATCTAAATACTCATCCAAATGTTTTTGAGGGTATTTGTTGTCCAGAAAATGTTAGaaaggcattttttttttgcagtgtgtgaatgtgattcTGCTGCAAAAACAGTTTAAGATGTAAATATTAAGCTAGTAGCCTAAtaggattattttattttgctacaaTAGCCTATGTATTTATTTCGTCATTTTAATTGATAATTTTTTGGCCAGTAAAACAGTATTCTAGAcgattttatttaactttaattatttTTGCAAGCTGTCTTGTAGCGTTTAGGACAAGAAAACTTCGTGTTTTGGTTTTGAATGAATGAGGAACTTCCTCAATCACCTGATGCTCCGTTACGTCACATGACACGAGTGTGGTCACATGATCTTCTGgagcaacacacatacacaagcacgCACACTCATCCACAACAGAGACCGATACACAGTGTACAGTGAAGAGCAGAGATCCGGATCCGGTAAGTGAGTGTTTACATCATCTCAGACTTTCTCTCACAGCAGTTATGTAGAAATATTGGAGCATAATAGAAATGTCTGCAGCGGATCCTCAATGCTAGATCCTAGAGGTGGATTCTAACAGGAAGTGCCAAACAGGAAGTAAAGTCGTACAGTCTTACTGTTTGTGCGGTAGTGTTATGTACGAGTTTAATATTGTTTCTTATTGTAGTATATGTGAGTaagtgtaggtgtgtgtgtgtgagcgagtgtGTTTAGGGTTATAATGCATTACCTGTGTGACTTCAGACAGGTGAGTCACGTGAGGCTGTCAGGTGCTCTTAGGTGGATCACTCGTGACTGCAGAGGGATTAATTCGTGCAAACAgtcatttaaattaatgttttgcttttgtttaagGTCTTTTTCTTATCAAGAATGTGAATAACAGCCACATTTCAGGATAGAGTTGAGATGCGTTGTGAAATTCAGTCAAATCAAGAATATGAGAGTTTCTTATGAGTTCTCTCTGTCCTTTATTCAATGACTGAACGTACAAAGAAAATATCTCCAGTGTTTTTACTGAACAAGtaaattccttcattcattcattttcctttggctcagtcccttatttattaggcctcgccacagtggaatgaaccgacaactatttcagcatatgttttatgcagcggatacccttccagctgcaacccagtactgggaaacacccatacacacattcacatacacacaaacacactcatacactacggccaatttagttgatcaattcctctatagcgcatgtgtttggactgtgggggaaaccggagcacccagaggaaacccacaccaacacgggtagaacatgcaaacgccacactgaaacgccaactgacccagctgggactcgaaccagcgaccttcttgctgtgaggccacagtgctaaccactgagccaccgtgctgcccaccaAATAAATTGCATTCCTGAATATTTTCAGTAGTGATTTTCTCTGTGTTCACAGTAGCTGTCTTGTGTTGAAGTGTGTTTCAGGCATGTGGTCAGCCTGTGCTTTATTTCTGGCCTTCTCCTCGGCTGCCCTAGCTCTGGACAATGGGCTGATGAGGACCCCGCCGATGGGCTGGTTAGCATGGGAACGATTCCGCTGCGACATCGACTGCCAGAATGATCCTTACAACTGCATCAGGTACAGCGCTAAACAGTGATCATCAGTAAGGTTTTATTTCATTTCTAGTGTTATTAACTGATATTTCTGTGCAGTGAGCAGCTGTTCATGGATATGGCGGACCGGCTGTCAGAGGACGGATGGAAAGAGCTGGGCTACGTCTACATCAACATCGACGACTGCTGGTCCTCAAAAGACAGAGATGCTCAGGGCCGACTGCAGCCTGACCCTAAGAGGTGTGACCCCTGACCTTCAGATCTGATGTCTGTCCTCTGACCTTCAGATCTAGCCTTTGACCTTCTTACTGTCTTGTCTGACCTTGTACTTTGTGATCTGAACACTGACCTTCTGATCTGACCTTTGACCTACTTGCTGTCTTGTTTAAACTCTGACCTTCTTAACTGACCCGTGACCTTTAGTTCTGACTTTTGACCTTCTTCTGACCTCTTTGTGATCTTGGCTTCATTCGAGTCCAATTTTTTTTGCTCTATACTCACTAACTCCCCTTTCTCTTGTTCACTTAAATTTACGTCATTGATTATTTtacacaagtgtccactactggAGGAACATCAGAATGTGTTTAAATAGAGTGCCCTGAACCCTTGATCACTTGGGAACAGCACTGTTCTTATGTCACAAttgcattgcattctgggacagATAGGTGCAGGATAGGACATATGAAGCCAACTCGCTCCCTCAGTTAAAATCGAGGGGTCGAGGATATGTCCATCTAAACTTACCTCATTCACTTGAAGTGGAATGCACTTTAAAATGGTGCTGGTGATACCCTTAAGGGAACAAGGGAACCTTTGACCTTCTTACTGTCTTGTCTGACCTTCTGACTTGACCTGTGACCCTTAGATTTGACCTTCTTACTGGCTTGTCTTACCTTAGACCTCTTTATGATCTCATCTGAACTGATCTACCCTTCCTATCTGATCTGACCTGTGACCTTCAGATCTGACCTTTTGTCCTCTCTGACCCCTCACTGTGTGATCTGATCCCTGACCTTCTGATCTGACCTTCTACCTCTGAACTCTTAACCTTTGATCTGACCTGTTACCTTCTTGTCTGACCTTCTGATCTGACCTTCTACCTCTGAACTCTTAACCTTTGATCTGACCTGTTACCTTCTTGTCTGACCTTCTGATCTGACCTTCTACCTCTGAACTCTTAACCTTTGATCTGACCTGTTACCTTCTTGTCTGACCTTCTGATCTGACCTTCTACCTCTGAACTCTTAATCTCTGATCTGACCTTTTACCTTCTTGCCCCCTTTTCTGACCTTCTGATCTGAGCTGAGCTGTGATCTTTTACCTTTTGGTCTGACCTTAGATCTAACCTTCTACCTCTGAACTCTTACCTTCTGATCCGACCTCTGACCCTCTGATCTGACCTTTTGACCTCCTCAATCCTGACCCTCTGGAGCTGACATGCTCCCTGCGCTCTTCTTCAGCTCGTGTGATCTTTCTGCAGGTTTCCTCGAGGCATTCCTCATCTGGCGCAGTACGTCCATGACCGCGGGCTGAAGCTGGGCATCTATGGCGACATGGGCACGCTGACCTGTGGAGGGTATCCGGGAACCACACTGGACAAGATCGAGACGGACGCACAGACGTTTGCAGAATGGGGGATCGACATGCTCAAGTTGGACGGATGTTACTCCAACTCGTCCTACCAGGAACAAGGTACATCGCTAATCTGCATCAGCTCAGATCTATAAGCAAATTCAAGACTTCTTTAAACCAGCACAAGTAAAATGAATGCTGTATGTCCCTACAGAATAAACCGATACAAAACAATTAAAGAAGATAAAGCAATTTCTCAAGTCTTGTAATGGTTTGAAAGTTGATTCTTTGTTTGGGATTCGGTTAATTCAGGATACCCAATGATGTCGAAGGCCCTCAACGCTACCGGTCGTCCCATTGGCTACTCCTGCAGTTGGCCCGCCTACCAGGGAGGCCTCCCACCTAAAGtgagttagtgtgtgtgtttgagtgagtgagtgtaagAGTGCCACACTGactctggtgtgtgtgtggttttttttaggtgaactacacTCTGTTGGGTCAGATCTGTAACctgtggaggaactatgatgatATCCAGGACTCGTGGGACAGTGTGATGGGTATCGTGGACTGGTTCTTCGACAAT
This region of Danio aesculapii chromosome 4, fDanAes4.1, whole genome shotgun sequence genomic DNA includes:
- the naga gene encoding alpha-N-acetylgalactosaminidase is translated as MWSACALFLAFSSAALALDNGLMRTPPMGWLAWERFRCDIDCQNDPYNCISEQLFMDMADRLSEDGWKELGYVYINIDDCWSSKDRDAQGRLQPDPKRFPRGIPHLAQYVHDRGLKLGIYGDMGTLTCGGYPGTTLDKIETDAQTFAEWGIDMLKLDGCYSNSSYQEQGYPMMSKALNATGRPIGYSCSWPAYQGGLPPKVNYTLLGQICNLWRNYDDIQDSWDSVMGIVDWFFDNQDALQPAAAPGQWNDPDMLIIGDFSLSLDQSRAQMALWSIMAAPLFMSNDLRTISSAARSVLQNKGAITINQDPLGIQGRRLLKEKSGIQVFQRPLSKGASALVFFSRRSDMPYRYTTSLKTLGYQPGVFEVFDVFSEQRLPELKDSTQFTVSINPSGVVMWYVYPAADWRKEAEFERFGKKLIGPKFHRHANEVDAPLVL